A genome region from Pseudanabaena sp. Chao 1811 includes the following:
- a CDS encoding ATP-binding protein: MSSNFKRRNNTSKFTKEDQTNKFICFDDLKEELQNAGYPISHIKDIQRLLKSKKSGKEIFDPSWETVISTKDAKNIFYTIVGKELNLSKIKYFPSYFRDIPLNRVSNEEYFDDKLIDDLEDSDLLGLIKNVQDWYLRILEEEFIEDSIKSPLLGIACSGGFLRGESKLEDSPLIISMQSGINIFVGDRGSGKSTVLDMLSLLLDSSRKSGQEDDITEWINPNRRIFDSYGNGRITRILKDYGVTKYVCYFYCNGYLYAFYANTQTKKWCLLYLHNGSWLISHNSPIEVFPELLILRQGDIFRITESRNRLIYNQLFEGLNHSLRDDRYSLLTAFDSLVRQYKLIEKNTQDNQNIANNSQYDLDLKNEVNKKEVEKGWVLFRLDNQLIDDFLRDQRRDLERIKIAYKGSNNPKIIWNSIESYFEKYEQIKWLLPEKSCLKLFKSGEAGLWCLYIGIIAGFLKEEINQLKNSKYNAKESEPSLSQDFSKIFFILEERLSILSEIQTSLEYLYEWNNDLKGFCNQAASFFYSQSELIRNQKNYSQKIERCLSFLEEQKIRFCTTSIDNQSLGDSLKQNEERYQLLLSSNLQDLNVVSPNQDLRSCIEFIQSYNSSISDLRNIFNKFNTIDDYELKLLRSDFIDFPIDVELKQGNTYRSFDKLSYGQKSGIILTIVLTMTNVDIVLIDQPEDNLDSYATAKILTPTLLKVCKQKVLGLATHNSGLVMGLGVAKPNLIVMESPSDYGGKRHSGKLNDPEIVNYMFEILEGGLPAWEEKLRFFKSFTEDLVLIEDANLSSTIASLRNIIQPRMNHNERLKSLRHDLSSKFPTLEEKQASVEELNSIIDALEKHDQEIIATINNIKNLTMGSYPENIELYSLIRNMMDNRPKISNIEYKLDPNLKDIKIYANPEDIQIVFRNLFDNSVKAIREAREERQKVGINNYLGVIMINLIKEHSDSLIIELEDNGIGIHPDIIDILYKERCSIRSGKLIEDHGHGGITIKSYLRANGGKITTCREKNRYRGINSGTVQVLTFKKRGINL; encoded by the coding sequence ATGTCAAGCAATTTCAAACGACGTAACAATACTAGTAAATTTACAAAAGAAGACCAAACCAATAAATTTATCTGTTTTGATGATCTAAAAGAAGAGTTGCAAAATGCTGGTTATCCAATCAGTCATATCAAAGATATTCAACGTTTGTTGAAGTCAAAAAAAAGTGGCAAAGAAATCTTTGATCCTTCTTGGGAAACAGTAATATCAACAAAAGATGCTAAGAATATTTTTTACACTATTGTAGGTAAAGAGCTAAATCTAAGTAAAATAAAATATTTTCCTAGCTATTTTAGAGATATCCCCCTAAATCGAGTATCTAACGAAGAATACTTTGACGATAAACTGATTGATGATCTAGAAGATTCAGATCTTTTAGGATTAATTAAAAATGTACAAGATTGGTATCTAAGGATACTAGAAGAAGAATTTATTGAGGATTCTATAAAGTCACCTTTATTAGGAATTGCTTGTTCTGGCGGGTTTCTACGTGGAGAAAGTAAACTTGAAGATTCTCCTTTAATAATTTCAATGCAATCAGGTATAAATATTTTTGTTGGTGATCGAGGTTCGGGGAAATCAACTGTTCTTGATATGTTGTCTTTGCTATTAGATTCTTCTCGAAAAAGTGGTCAGGAAGATGACATTACAGAGTGGATTAATCCAAATAGAAGAATTTTTGATAGTTATGGAAATGGAAGAATTACAAGGATATTGAAAGACTATGGCGTTACAAAATATGTGTGTTATTTTTACTGCAATGGTTATTTATATGCTTTTTATGCTAATACACAGACTAAGAAATGGTGCCTTTTATATTTACACAATGGCAGTTGGTTAATCAGCCATAATAGTCCAATAGAAGTGTTCCCAGAATTACTAATCTTAAGGCAAGGAGATATTTTTCGTATTACCGAAAGCAGAAATAGATTGATTTACAATCAATTGTTTGAAGGACTAAATCATTCTCTTCGAGATGATAGATATAGTCTGCTTACAGCTTTTGATAGTTTAGTCAGACAATACAAGCTAATAGAAAAAAACACTCAAGATAATCAGAACATAGCAAATAATTCTCAATATGATCTAGATCTAAAAAATGAAGTAAACAAAAAAGAGGTAGAAAAAGGCTGGGTATTATTTAGGTTAGACAATCAATTAATTGATGATTTTCTTAGGGATCAAAGGAGAGATTTAGAACGGATTAAAATTGCCTATAAAGGAAGTAACAACCCTAAAATTATATGGAATAGCATTGAATCTTACTTTGAAAAATACGAGCAAATAAAATGGCTACTTCCAGAAAAATCTTGTCTAAAGTTATTTAAATCTGGGGAAGCTGGTTTGTGGTGTTTATATATAGGAATAATTGCTGGATTTCTCAAGGAAGAAATTAATCAACTCAAAAACAGTAAATATAATGCAAAAGAATCTGAGCCAAGTCTTTCACAGGATTTCAGTAAAATATTTTTCATTTTAGAGGAAAGACTTTCAATACTTTCTGAAATTCAGACAAGTTTGGAATATCTTTATGAGTGGAATAATGATTTGAAAGGCTTCTGTAATCAAGCAGCATCTTTTTTCTACAGTCAATCCGAATTAATTAGGAATCAAAAAAATTATAGCCAAAAGATAGAGAGATGTTTATCTTTTTTAGAAGAACAAAAAATTCGATTTTGTACTACTTCAATTGACAATCAAAGTTTAGGAGATTCATTAAAACAGAATGAAGAGCGTTATCAATTACTACTTAGTTCCAATCTTCAAGATTTGAATGTGGTTTCTCCAAATCAAGATTTAAGAAGCTGCATTGAATTTATTCAATCTTATAATTCCTCAATCTCAGATTTAAGAAATATATTTAATAAATTTAATACTATAGATGATTATGAATTAAAGCTACTTAGAAGCGACTTTATTGATTTTCCAATAGACGTTGAACTTAAACAAGGCAACACTTATAGATCTTTTGACAAGCTTTCTTATGGTCAGAAGAGTGGTATTATACTAACAATTGTATTAACAATGACTAATGTTGACATAGTTTTGATTGATCAACCAGAGGACAATCTTGATAGCTATGCAACAGCAAAAATTTTGACTCCTACTCTCCTAAAGGTTTGCAAACAGAAAGTTTTGGGTTTGGCAACTCATAATTCTGGCTTAGTTATGGGTTTAGGAGTTGCTAAACCTAACCTTATAGTCATGGAAAGTCCTAGTGACTATGGTGGTAAGCGTCATTCTGGAAAGTTAAATGATCCAGAAATAGTAAATTACATGTTTGAAATTTTAGAAGGTGGTTTACCTGCTTGGGAAGAAAAATTAAGATTTTTTAAGAGTTTTACTGAGGATTTAGTTCTTATCGAAGATGCAAATCTTTCAAGCACAATCGCTAGTCTCCGTAACATCATTCAACCAAGAATGAACCACAATGAACGATTAAAAAGTTTGCGTCATGATTTGAGTAGTAAATTTCCGACTTTAGAAGAAAAACAAGCTTCGGTGGAAGAACTAAATTCTATAATAGATGCTCTTGAAAAGCATGACCAAGAGATTATAGCGACTATCAATAATATAAAAAATTTGACTATGGGTTCTTACCCTGAAAACATTGAGTTATATTCTCTTATTAGAAATATGATGGATAATCGTCCTAAGATTTCAAATATTGAGTACAAATTAGATCCAAATCTCAAGGACATTAAAATTTATGCTAATCCCGAAGATATTCAGATAGTTTTCCGTAATCTTTTTGATAACTCTGTGAAAGCTATTAGAGAAGCTAGAGAAGAAAGGCAAAAAGTTGGCATTAATAATTACCTAGGCGTAATAATGATTAATCTGATCAAAGAACATTCTGATTCTCTAATAATTGAACTTGAAGATAACGGTATTGGTATCCATCCGGATATTATTGATATCCTCTATAAAGAACGTTGCTCTATTAGATCTGGTAAATTGATAGAAGATCATGGACATGGAGGTATTACAATCAAAAGCTATCTTAGAGCGAATGGAGGGAAAATCACTACATGTCGTGAGAAAAATCGTTACCGTGGTATAAACAGTGGAACAGTTCAAGTTTTAACTTTTAAAAAGCGAGGAATAAATTTATGA
- a CDS encoding type II toxin-antitoxin system PemK/MazF family toxin, translating into MPNGTLTYKRGEIWWVDLNPTIGSETDKERPCLILQNDIGNQNGLTIIVAPLLPNKKTYPFVVNVVPTPKNGLSGDRHINLSQMRSVDARRIKNKQGVLEDIYWKEIEKAVSIELGFNNFSS; encoded by the coding sequence ATGCCTAATGGAACCTTAACCTATAAGCGAGGAGAAATATGGTGGGTTGATCTGAACCCAACTATCGGCAGTGAGACTGACAAAGAACGTCCTTGCTTAATTTTGCAAAATGACATTGGCAATCAAAATGGATTAACCATCATAGTCGCGCCATTACTGCCTAACAAAAAAACTTATCCATTTGTTGTAAATGTTGTACCGACTCCGAAGAATGGACTAAGTGGCGATCGCCATATTAATTTAAGCCAAATGAGGTCTGTAGATGCTCGAAGAATCAAGAATAAACAGGGCGTGTTAGAAGACATTTATTGGAAGGAAATTGAGAAAGCTGTATCTATTGAGCTTGGTTTCAATAACTTCTCATCTTAA
- the mazE gene encoding type II toxin-antitoxin system MazE family antitoxin — MSKKVSITLDDEVLSFVDRLASNRSSFINDILLKEKERIFIKELEDAYKEQANDPIFQEEISVWDITVEDGLNA, encoded by the coding sequence ATGAGTAAAAAAGTCAGCATCACCTTGGATGACGAAGTTCTCAGCTTTGTTGATCGGTTAGCAAGTAATCGTAGTAGTTTTATCAACGATATCCTCTTAAAAGAGAAGGAGAGAATTTTCATAAAAGAACTGGAAGATGCTTATAAAGAACAAGCAAATGATCCAATATTTCAAGAAGAGATTTCTGTTTGGGACATTACAGTGGAAGATGGTTTAAATGCCTAA
- a CDS encoding DUF4336 domain-containing protein, producing the protein MTAQATHHKSEHEPSSPKDWSWKFWQVVPLYPYGQRRTLRKEIVKDAIWTFEQIQGIFYVVVPIRMTVVKLSAGGLLVYAPVAPTPECIRLVNELVAEHGEIKYIILPTVSGIEHKVFVGPFARQFPKAHVYVSPHQWSFPFNLPLSWLGLPWGRTSLLPEDSSKVPFADQFDYAVLGSIELGLGKFAEVALLDKRSQTLLVTDTIVSVPEKPPEILQIDPYPLLFHARDGADEPIVDTEVNRIRGWQRTALFLFYFRPQVLETVSFFQALLDITKAPERSRKAFFGLFPFRWKYNWYQSFEALRGNGRIFVAPILQTLILNRDPQTVIAWADKVASWNFVRIVPCHFDNAIAATPTDFRRAFSFLEKNPQLSYSPNLPEEDFAVLNQINNILQSNRITTAAKEKI; encoded by the coding sequence ATGACTGCCCAAGCAACACATCACAAGTCTGAGCATGAGCCAAGTAGCCCAAAGGACTGGTCGTGGAAATTTTGGCAGGTTGTGCCGCTTTATCCCTATGGTCAAAGACGCACTCTTCGCAAAGAAATTGTCAAGGATGCGATCTGGACTTTCGAGCAGATTCAGGGGATTTTTTATGTAGTTGTACCGATCAGAATGACGGTAGTGAAGTTGTCGGCTGGAGGACTGCTGGTATATGCGCCCGTTGCTCCGACTCCCGAATGTATTCGCCTCGTAAATGAACTGGTTGCCGAGCATGGCGAGATCAAATACATCATTTTGCCCACTGTGTCAGGAATTGAGCATAAGGTGTTTGTGGGACCTTTTGCACGGCAATTTCCCAAGGCTCACGTGTATGTCTCGCCTCACCAATGGAGTTTCCCATTCAATTTGCCGCTTAGTTGGCTAGGTTTACCTTGGGGACGCACATCGCTGTTGCCTGAAGATAGCTCAAAGGTTCCCTTTGCCGATCAGTTTGACTATGCGGTTCTAGGTTCGATCGAACTGGGCTTAGGAAAATTTGCAGAAGTAGCACTATTGGACAAGCGATCTCAAACTCTTTTAGTTACGGATACAATTGTTTCTGTTCCCGAAAAGCCACCAGAAATATTACAAATTGATCCCTATCCATTACTATTCCACGCTAGGGATGGCGCGGATGAACCAATTGTTGATACAGAAGTGAATCGGATTCGCGGTTGGCAAAGAACGGCTCTATTTCTTTTCTATTTCCGTCCTCAAGTTTTGGAAACCGTTTCCTTTTTTCAAGCTTTATTGGATATTACCAAAGCCCCAGAGCGATCGCGCAAAGCCTTTTTCGGGCTATTCCCGTTTCGCTGGAAATATAACTGGTATCAATCCTTTGAGGCTCTACGCGGCAATGGACGCATTTTCGTCGCGCCAATTTTGCAAACTCTCATTCTCAATCGCGATCCGCAAACTGTAATTGCATGGGCGGATAAGGTTGCTAGCTGGAATTTTGTGCGGATTGTTCCTTGCCACTTTGATAATGCGATCGCAGCAACACCTACTGATTTTCGCCGAGCCTTTAGCTTTTTAGAAAAGAATCCGCAACTATCATATAGTCCAAACCTACCTGAAGAAGATTTTGCCGTTCTCAATCAAATCAATAATATTTTGCAAAGCAATCGCATTACTACAGCAGCAAAGGAAAAAATCTAA
- a CDS encoding NAD(P)/FAD-dependent oxidoreductase, whose amino-acid sequence MSLSTHNESAPHHVVIIGGGFGGLYAAQKLGKSKVPLKVTLIDKRNFHLFQPLLYQVATGSLSPADIASPLRAVLAENKNTSVVMGEVLDIDPQEQVVKLKNHLDISYDSLIVATGVSHHYFGNDQWSEQAPGLKTIEDAINMRRRILSAFEAAEKTHDPQFKEALMNFVVIGGGPTGVELAGTLAELAHRTLSDEFTNIDTKKARIILIEGTDRVLPPYHADLSEAAKQSLLKLGVEVKTSAMVTNIEDHVVTFKCGEQVEQIQAQTILWAAGVKASPMGKVLGDRLNAELDRVGRVVVQPDMSIANFPNVYVIGDLANYPHQGDRPLPGVAPVAMQQGEYVAHHIEAKVQEKEPAKFRYWDFGSLAVIGRHEAVVDFKFLRLKGWLAWFIWTFVHVYYLIEFDNKLIVMIQWGWNYFTHRRGARIITGRYLQVLEEMEGIRAGGLSLETREPAEVA is encoded by the coding sequence ATGTCTCTAAGTACTCACAATGAAAGCGCACCCCATCATGTTGTTATTATTGGCGGTGGCTTTGGGGGATTATATGCCGCCCAAAAACTAGGCAAATCAAAGGTTCCCCTCAAAGTCACCCTCATCGACAAACGTAACTTTCACCTCTTCCAGCCCCTACTTTACCAAGTCGCCACAGGCAGCCTCTCCCCCGCCGATATCGCCTCACCATTGCGGGCAGTCCTCGCCGAAAACAAAAATACCAGCGTCGTCATGGGCGAAGTGCTAGATATTGATCCCCAAGAGCAGGTAGTTAAATTAAAAAATCACTTAGACATAAGCTATGACTCGCTGATCGTGGCAACAGGAGTTAGTCACCATTACTTTGGTAACGATCAATGGTCAGAGCAAGCCCCCGGCTTAAAAACCATTGAAGATGCGATTAATATGCGTCGCCGCATCCTGAGTGCTTTTGAAGCTGCCGAAAAGACTCATGATCCTCAGTTTAAAGAAGCATTGATGAACTTCGTGGTCATCGGTGGAGGACCTACAGGTGTAGAACTTGCAGGAACCTTAGCGGAACTTGCCCATCGTACCCTCAGTGATGAATTTACGAATATAGATACTAAAAAAGCGCGAATCATTTTGATTGAAGGAACCGATCGCGTATTGCCTCCATACCATGCGGATCTCTCTGAGGCTGCGAAACAATCCCTCCTGAAGTTAGGTGTGGAAGTCAAAACCAGTGCGATGGTGACGAATATTGAAGATCATGTCGTCACCTTCAAATGTGGTGAGCAAGTTGAGCAAATTCAAGCGCAAACAATTCTCTGGGCGGCAGGTGTCAAGGCTTCACCGATGGGCAAAGTATTAGGAGATCGCCTTAATGCAGAACTAGATCGCGTTGGTCGTGTGGTTGTTCAGCCTGATATGTCGATCGCCAATTTTCCTAATGTTTATGTGATTGGTGACTTAGCGAACTACCCACACCAAGGCGATCGCCCACTTCCGGGGGTTGCGCCTGTGGCGATGCAGCAGGGAGAATATGTCGCACATCATATCGAAGCGAAGGTACAAGAAAAGGAACCTGCAAAATTTAGGTATTGGGATTTTGGAAGTCTGGCTGTCATTGGTCGCCATGAAGCGGTTGTGGACTTCAAGTTCTTGCGTCTGAAGGGTTGGCTAGCATGGTTTATTTGGACATTTGTCCATGTTTACTATCTGATTGAATTTGATAATAAGCTAATCGTGATGATTCAATGGGGATGGAACTATTTCACCCATCGCCGTGGTGCGAGAATTATCACAGGTCGATACTTACAGGTATTAGAGGAAATGGAAGGAATCCGTGCAGGTGGGCTTTCATTAGAAACAAGGGAACCAGCCGAGGTTGCTTAA
- a CDS encoding cytochrome P450 — MPTLLSPAMISLSTVFPYLFPTTIIIIAGILSWKYWAKRKRYQSLKALPSPLGHWLLGNIPQVLAAVKKKQFFQLLFDWSKQYGSIYVYWAGAPVVILSKPSVIESTVINGMRDCSLIRSQTATRAWNDISGEILLGQSGAEWQWRRKAWNPEFSPVGISAYIGVVEQACSQITNKIKADVSSDAIPVDRLFVELTMRVIASLLLGIPVDSRVVSPEGAPLDVPKVYEAMSVLGYRFLRVATSEKTWMKYLPTQSSRDYWAARRYIEQFLTPRVDLALQLRDQQVKDSSSISTLFQESMLVKIASKEPRYTRETLIAEVIELMIAGTDTTAHTLSFAVGELAAHPEVFQKAQAIADQAWQKHGAISIESLKELNYIRAIVKETLRLYAVASGSTSLQAVKTTTIEGNTIPVGTKIFWSMLAAGRDAETYAQPDKFLPERWLEEGHGSFSLPMIDFGSGSHRCLGEHLAMLEATIMLAQLLRNFDWELVNGRASLENLQQNLLIYPSDGMPLRFRLRESINI; from the coding sequence ATGCCCACATTATTGAGTCCTGCAATGATTTCTTTATCTACAGTATTCCCTTATCTATTCCCTACGACAATCATCATTATTGCAGGAATACTGAGCTGGAAATATTGGGCAAAAAGAAAACGTTATCAATCTCTTAAAGCATTACCTTCTCCTTTAGGACACTGGTTATTAGGCAATATTCCTCAAGTATTGGCAGCAGTAAAGAAAAAACAATTTTTTCAACTACTGTTTGATTGGAGTAAGCAATATGGTTCTATCTATGTTTATTGGGCGGGCGCTCCTGTTGTCATTTTAAGTAAGCCTTCAGTCATTGAAAGCACAGTTATTAACGGCATGAGAGACTGTAGTTTAATTCGGTCTCAAACTGCAACTCGTGCTTGGAATGATATTAGTGGCGAGATTTTACTCGGACAAAGTGGAGCAGAATGGCAATGGCGACGCAAGGCTTGGAATCCAGAATTTAGTCCAGTGGGAATTTCGGCATATATCGGTGTTGTGGAGCAAGCCTGTTCGCAAATCACCAACAAAATTAAAGCCGATGTCTCTTCAGATGCAATTCCTGTCGATCGCTTGTTTGTGGAATTGACAATGCGGGTAATTGCTAGCTTATTGTTAGGCATTCCTGTAGATAGCCGAGTTGTTAGTCCTGAAGGAGCGCCCCTTGATGTTCCCAAAGTCTACGAAGCAATGTCAGTGCTAGGCTATCGATTTCTACGTGTTGCCACCAGTGAAAAGACTTGGATGAAATATTTGCCTACCCAATCGTCCCGTGATTATTGGGCAGCACGACGATATATTGAACAATTTCTCACTCCTCGTGTAGACCTTGCTCTACAACTCAGAGATCAACAGGTTAAAGATTCCAGTTCAATTTCTACTCTATTCCAAGAGTCAATGTTGGTCAAAATTGCCTCTAAGGAACCTCGTTACACAAGGGAGACACTGATTGCTGAGGTAATTGAGTTAATGATTGCTGGGACTGATACCACAGCGCATACTCTATCCTTTGCTGTTGGTGAATTAGCCGCTCATCCAGAGGTTTTCCAGAAGGCACAGGCGATCGCTGATCAGGCATGGCAAAAGCATGGAGCAATCTCTATCGAAAGTCTAAAAGAACTTAACTATATCCGCGCCATTGTTAAAGAAACCCTTCGCCTTTATGCCGTTGCATCTGGTTCTACCTCGTTGCAAGCGGTGAAAACAACCACCATTGAGGGAAATACTATTCCTGTAGGTACGAAAATATTTTGGTCGATGCTGGCTGCTGGCAGGGATGCTGAGACCTATGCCCAACCCGATAAATTTCTACCAGAGCGTTGGCTAGAAGAAGGTCATGGGAGTTTTTCACTACCGATGATTGATTTTGGATCAGGTTCTCATCGCTGTCTCGGTGAACATTTAGCAATGTTAGAAGCAACGATTATGTTGGCGCAACTGTTACGAAATTTTGACTGGGAGTTAGTCAATGGTCGTGCATCCCTAGAAAATTTACAACAGAACCTACTGATTTATCCTTCAGATGGTATGCCACTACGATTTCGATTGAGGGAATCTATAAACATTTAG
- a CDS encoding response regulator, whose amino-acid sequence MSLAVTILIVEDEERIISTIKTKLDRLAQDNKHSLKVLTATNIGFALELLSDTHIDAILLDFELKNDPEYGDTRYGDELIDRLPKHLDNLFIALISGFDDDKFTNLATKVRELGYYFDSQSKPVTAFKIEETYKNIIDFIRNRPLPYTLTQSIRAFNVSPDYEKLFKIKDFIEAVVKYLTIILIADIAYNNVGTFSKKINLGGASNFGFGGWLKNLKTMISHNSTGKAYFVPEIKKIFDEPLLMTDSNLVMPLPFLGFLHGFIDPNSSKVELEDFLKEFNIIRNDLIGHATNSPEPAIREKIAKEIEPLFLQFKDRLNFLSRYPLFVVEKTQHDEEQMDLLRMYSQEERVDPWYVYEVGSLMGSAVPSNIKKLSSQQRLIDGKVYLSNWTGDFLSLYPFISFRVPDSSLSSREIFVLDTVTKNDKGDKELVYKSYSNYQITSSEDFNTLKRIYETFSIT is encoded by the coding sequence ATGAGTTTGGCAGTCACTATTCTGATAGTTGAAGACGAAGAGAGAATTATATCTACTATTAAAACTAAATTGGATAGACTCGCGCAAGATAACAAACATAGCTTAAAAGTTTTAACTGCTACTAATATAGGTTTTGCACTAGAGCTTTTGAGCGATACCCATATTGATGCTATCCTACTAGACTTTGAACTAAAGAACGACCCTGAATATGGCGATACGAGGTATGGTGATGAACTCATTGATCGCCTACCTAAACATCTTGACAATCTCTTTATTGCCTTAATATCAGGGTTTGATGATGATAAATTTACTAACTTAGCTACAAAAGTACGCGAGTTAGGGTATTACTTTGACTCTCAGTCTAAGCCAGTAACCGCTTTTAAAATAGAAGAAACTTATAAGAATATTATCGACTTTATCAGAAATAGACCTTTACCTTACACATTAACCCAGAGCATAAGAGCTTTTAATGTTTCCCCTGATTATGAAAAGCTATTCAAAATCAAAGATTTTATTGAGGCTGTTGTTAAGTATCTTACTATAATCCTCATTGCAGATATTGCATACAATAACGTAGGAACTTTCTCAAAAAAAATAAATCTTGGAGGGGCTTCTAATTTTGGTTTTGGAGGTTGGTTAAAAAACCTGAAAACTATGATTAGTCACAATTCAACTGGGAAAGCTTATTTTGTTCCTGAAATCAAAAAAATATTTGATGAGCCGTTGTTGATGACTGATTCAAACTTAGTAATGCCACTGCCGTTTCTTGGTTTTTTGCATGGATTTATAGATCCAAACAGCAGCAAAGTAGAATTGGAAGATTTTCTAAAAGAATTTAATATTATTCGTAATGACCTTATAGGTCACGCAACAAATAGTCCAGAGCCAGCAATACGCGAAAAAATTGCTAAAGAAATAGAGCCGTTATTTCTTCAATTTAAAGATCGGTTGAACTTTCTCTCTCGTTATCCTTTATTTGTTGTAGAAAAAACACAACATGATGAAGAACAGATGGACTTACTGCGAATGTATAGCCAAGAAGAGCGTGTAGATCCATGGTATGTTTATGAAGTTGGTAGTCTGATGGGATCTGCTGTACCTTCAAATATCAAAAAGCTTTCTTCTCAACAAAGACTTATCGATGGTAAGGTTTACTTGAGCAATTGGACAGGAGACTTTCTTTCTTTGTATCCGTTTATCAGTTTTCGGGTTCCTGACTCGTCTCTTTCTAGTCGTGAAATATTTGTGTTGGATACAGTTACAAAAAATGACAAAGGTGACAAGGAACTAGTTTATAAGTCATATTCAAATTATCAAATTACTAGTTCTGAAGACTTTAACACTTTAAAAAGAATTTATGAGACATTCTCCATTACCTAA
- a CDS encoding REP-associated tyrosine transposase, whose protein sequence is MSNYRRPTITGGTYFITQVTYQRTPWLCSDLGRIGLREAIAKVREKYPFEINAFVLLPDHFHCLWTLLEGDKDFSVRLRLIKTYVTKHYGDKLGINVEVSLSRQKRQEKNLWQRRFWEHLIRDERDYALHCDYIHYNPVRHGLCSKAEDCQFSSFHRFIAQGQYPPDWGGTEVPEKPQDIWGE, encoded by the coding sequence ATGTCAAATTATCGAAGACCAACAATTACAGGAGGAACTTATTTTATTACCCAAGTTACCTATCAGAGGACTCCTTGGCTGTGTAGTGATTTGGGACGTATAGGATTGCGAGAGGCGATCGCTAAAGTTCGGGAGAAATATCCATTTGAAATAAATGCTTTTGTTCTATTGCCTGATCATTTCCATTGTTTGTGGACTTTGCTAGAAGGAGATAAAGATTTTTCAGTGAGATTACGATTAATCAAAACTTATGTCACTAAGCACTATGGGGATAAATTAGGTATTAATGTAGAAGTTTCTCTGTCGCGACAAAAACGACAAGAAAAGAATCTATGGCAGCGTCGTTTTTGGGAGCATTTAATTCGAGATGAGCGAGATTATGCTCTCCATTGCGATTATATTCATTACAATCCAGTACGACATGGATTATGTTCAAAAGCTGAAGATTGTCAGTTTTCCAGCTTTCATCGTTTTATCGCACAGGGGCAATATCCACCCGATTGGGGGGGCACAGAAGTTCCAGAAAAGCCTCAAGATATTTGGGGTGAATAG